The genomic stretch TCGTGATCGTCCTGTCGAGCATCAGCACCGCGCTGGCGTGGGTGATCGCGCGCGACGCCGCCGGGGTGGACACCCTCGACCTGGCGCGGACCCTGGTCGGCGTCGCGGCGACATCGATCGCCGCGTCGACGCTGACGGTGATGGCGGTCGTGCTCGCGCCGCGGTTCGGCGTCGTGATCGCGATGTGCTGGCTGCTGACCCTCGACGTCGCCCTGGGCGGCCGCGCGATCGGGGCGCGGGTGCTCGCGACCTCGTTCAGCCTGGCGGCCCTCGCCGAAGGCCGCGACACGATGGCTGCGCTCGTCTCCGCGGCCGTGATCTCGCTGCTGTGCCTGACCGTCGCGCTCCGCCGCGTCGATCGCATCGAGTAGCGCCGCTACCGCGCCGCGGCCGCGGCGGCGACGGCCCGCCAGGCCCGGGGCACGGCGTCGTCGAGCCAGGTCCGGTAGACCCGGGCGGCGACGTCGGCGCGGCCGTGGTGGCGGAGCGCGAAGTAGCAGTCGTCGACGAGCGTGTCCTGGTTGTCGCGCAGGTCGGTGTGGCCGAGCTCGTCGAGGAAGCGGACCGCGAGCTCGAGGCCGCCGGCCTGGGCCGGTGTGGCGGCGGTGGCCATCGCGGCCGCGAGCGCGTGGCGCGCGGCCAGGGCCTCGGCGTCGAGCACCAGCGCGGTCGCGGCAAGGTCGATGCGCGCCAGCAACGGCGCGGGCTCGTCGACCAGCGCCGGCAGCGCCAGCGCCGCCAGGGTGCGCGCGATCTCGGCGAAGGCGGTGGTGCCGGGGAAGGTCGCCGCCGGCCACGGCGCGACCAGCTCCCAGGTCAGGCGCTCGGGTCGGGCCTGGGCGTCGGCCAGCGCGGCGCGGGCCTCGTCGAGGATGACCGCCGGCGCCGCGAGCTCGAGCAGCCGGTCGAGGCGGCGCTGGTGGTTCTCGGCCGCCGCCACCAGGATCGCCTCGGGCGGCGCGACCAGGAGCGGCGCCCCGGCCAGCTCGGGCCGCGCCGCCACCGCGCGCGCCGCCAGCCACGGCTCGAGCGGCTCGGCGGTGGCGCCGAACGCCAGGTGCACGGCCTCGACGTGGGCGCGATCGATGGTCACGCCGTCGTGGGCCAGGCACCGGACGCAGGCGACCAGCGCCGCGCGCAGCGGCGCCGGCAGGGTGTGATCGGGCCAGGCGTCGGCGTCGGCGTCGGCCGCACCGCAGCGCGCGCAGGGGTCAGGGTGGTCCATCGGTGGGCTCCGGGGCGATCTCGAACACGTCGACGACGTAGGGCTTGATCGCCGCCGGGTCGGCGCTGGGGCGATCGATCGCGATCACGAACGCGGTCAGGCGCTCGGGCGTGACCCGGAACCGGATGAACTGGCGGTAGTCGTCGATGCGCGCGGCGCCGCCGACCTCGTTGCCGTGGGCGCCGAGCGCCGCCGCGACCGCGAGGTACCAGCCCATGTGGGCGCAGCCGATCGCGATCGCGACCACCGCGGTGACGCCCAGCACCACCAGCCACGCGCCGACGCCGCCGGGCGCGACCGCGACGCCGTCGCTGCCGACGACCGCCAGCGCCAGCGCCGCCAGCCACGGCCCCAGCCACAGCGCCAGCAGCACCCACCAGCGCGTGCCGCGGTCGAGCAGCGCGCGGCCGAGCGCCAGCGGCGCCGCCATCGCCAGCACCATCGCCGGCACGATCCACCACGCGGTCAGCGCGACGCGCGCGATCACGAACGGCGTGATCACGTGGGCGAGGCCGTGCGCCAGGCCCAGGGCGATCATGCCGACCCGGCCACGGCCCGGCAGCAGCCGACCGCCGACCGCCCCGATCGTCACGCCGCTGGCCAGCGTCATCACGCCGACCAGCACCCACCAGGCGTTGAACCACAGATCGTCGGCGAGCGGCGCCTCGATGAACCACGGCGACGCGAACGGCAGGAGCATCGCGGTGGCGGCCACGACGGTCGCCAGGTAGCGCCGGGCGCGCGGGCTCAGGCGCGCGGCCAGGCCCGCCGGCGCGCGTCGCTGGCTGGCCGTGAACGTGACCCCGTGGATGCGCAGCGCCAGGTAGGCCAGGACCACCGCGAGGACGCCGAACCCGAGGAACGCCAGCGACGGCGCCAGCTCGGTGGGTCGGCCGAGCGCCATCGGCGCCGGCGCGCCGCCGAGCGGGCGCTCGTGATCGATCCCGAACCACGCGAGCAGGTGATCGCCCAGCCAGCGGGTGCCGGCGCTGCGGGTGGCGCCGATCGCGCCGGTCAACGTCAGCACCAGCGGCATGATCCACGCGAGCCCACCGTCGAAGATCGACCACGGCTCGAGCAGCCGGCGCGAGATCGCGCGCCGCGACACCGCGGCCCGCGGGTACAGGGCGCGAGCCGGGATCGAGCCCAGCGGCTGGAAGCTCGGGTGGTGGAACGCGCCGCCGCCGCCGGCGACCACGCCGGCGTAGCTGACCGGCCCGGCGCTCGCGGGCGTGCGCTCGCCCTCGCCCACCGCCACCGGCGCGCGCGGCGGCGGCGACGCCGGCTGGTAGCGCGCGTAGTGGTGGGTGTCGCCGGACAGATCGAGCCGACACGTGCCCGGCGTCGGCGTGCCGCCGTCGTAGAGCGGCGCCAGACCCAGGCGCGCGATCGCGTCCTGGTGGGCGGCGTCGGGCACGACCGCGCCGTGGACGATCGGCGGCGACGGCGTCGCGATGATCCGCTTGGCCGCGCCCGGCAGCGAGCCGAAGTACCACTCCTGCCGCGCGTCGAGCCACTCGTCGATGTCGAGCCCGAGCAGCTGCCAGCCCCACGGCAGCTGGATCGCCAGGTACGACGCCTCCTGGGCCCGGACGTAGCCCGGCATCGCCAGGAGCGGCGGGCGCCCGCCGGGGCCGGGCTGGTGCTCGCCGGTGACGCCGTGCCGGAACATGCGGTTGAAGCCGACCAGCTCGGCGTAATAGTCGTGGTTGCCGGGCAGGCCGTACAGTCGGCGCGGGGCGTGAGCGGGCTGGACCTCGGCCAGCGCCCGGGCCGCGCGCGCGAACGGCACCTGCACCCGCGCCGCCAGCGTGTCGATGTCGGCGACGTGGTAGGCGGTGTCGCCGCCGACGAACAGGAACTGCCCGCGCGGCAGGATCGGCGCGCCGGCGGTCGCGACCTCGAGCGCCCGCCCGACCAGGGCCTCGGACGCCACCGCCGGGTCGGCGCCGGCGACGGTCAGGTCGGCGCCGCACGCGAACGCCGTCGTGAACATCGCGACGCCGCCGTCGCCGGTGTCGGCCAGGTAGTCGAACCACAGCTCGCCCGACGCCGGGGCCACGATCTCGGCGACCCGCAGGTCGCGCTCGCGCCCGGCCGCGGGGCTGGCGTCCTCGACGTGGCCGTGGCCGTCCTCGATCCGCATCCAGTCGCGCGGGTCGAGCTCGCCGCCGTAGAACGCGTGCAGCAGGAGCTTCTTGGCGTACGCGATCAGATCGGGCGCGAACAGCCACCGGACCGGCCGCAGCAGCGGGCCGTCGGGCGGGGCGCGAAGGTGCTCGTCGTCATGGCTCATCCCGACAGCCCACTCGCTGTACCAACGCCGCCGATCGCTTGCAACGGCCCTGCGCGCCCTGACGGCGGGTCAGGCCAGCTCGAGCGACGCGGCCAGATCGTGATCGGCGGCCTGGGTCACGCGCGCGCGCACCAGCGCGCCGGTCGGCGCGGTGCCGTCGGCCAGGTAGACGGTGCCGTCGATGCCCGGCGCCTGGCCGAAGTAGCGGCCCTCGAGCAACAGGTCGGTCTCTTCGGACACGCCCTCGACCAGCACCTCGAGCTCGCGCCCGACCAGGGTCTCGAGCTTGGCGCGGGAGATGCCGCGCTGCAGCTCCAGCAGCTCGGCGACCCGGGCGTCCGCGACCTTGGCCGGCACCCGGTTGGGCAGCATCGCGCTGACGGTGCCGGGCTCGATCGAGTACGGGAACACGCCGACGCGATCGAGCTGGGCCTCGACCAGGAAGTCGCGCAAGGCCGCGTGCATGGCGTCGGTCTCGCCCGGGTGGCCGCTGATGAAGGTCGAGCGGATGACGATGCCGGGCACGCGCGCGCGCAGGCGCTCGAGCAGGTCGTACGTGACCTTGTTGGTGTGGCCGCGGCGCATCAGCTTGAGCATGCCGTCGTCGACGTGCTGCAGCGGCACGTCGACGTACTTCGCCACCGTCGGCAAGGTCGCGATCGCGTCGACCAGCTCGTCGGTGAACGCCGACGGGAACGTGTAGTGCAGCCGGATCCAGTGGACGCCGGGGATCGGCGCCAGCCGGTGCAGCAGCTGCGCCAGCGTCGGCCGACCGTCGAGGTCCCAGCCGTAGCGCGTGAGATCCTGCGCGATCAGGCAGATCTCCTTGGTGCCGGCGGCGGCGAGCGCGGTGACCTCGGCGGCGATGTCGTCGATCGACCGGCTGCGCTGGGCGCCGCGCAGCTTGGGGATGATGCAGAACGCGCACGGGCGATCGCAGCCCTCGGCGACCTTCACGTACGCGGTGTGGCGGGCGCCGATGCGCACGCGCGGCGCGTCGTGATCGTAGATGTAGGCCGGCGCCTCGGTGACCTGGACCATCGGCAACGGCTTCTTGCCGCGGCGGGCCTTGGGCGCCGGCGCCTCGAGCGTGCGGGCGATCGACGGGAAGTCGCTCGAGCCGAGGATGTGATCGATCTCGGGGATCTCCTTGGCGATCTCGTCGGCGTAGCGCTGGGCCAGGCACCCGGTCACGACCAGCTTGCTCGCCCGGCCCTTCTTCCACTCGGCCATCTCGAGGATGGTGTTGACGCTCTCGGCCTTGGCCGAGTCGATGAACGCGCAGGTGTTGATGACGATGACGTCGGCGTCGTCGGGCGCGTCGACCAGCGCGTGGCCGGCCTCGGTGACCTGCCCGAGCATGATCTCGGTGTCGACCTGGTTCTTGGGACACCCCAGGGACACGAAGTAGATATTCTGGCTCGCGCCGGTCACGATCGGCGCAGTCTGTCGGGGGTCGGGGGGACTGTCAACACGCCTGGGCCCGGGCGCCCCGGACGCGCGGTCCTCGGTGACCGGAGGGCCCGTCATCGAGCCGGCATCGATCGACCCGGCGAAGCCCACATCGCGCTTGACGCACAACGAACTTGCTGTACAACGTAGTTGTTGCACAACGCGACTGCTGTGCAGCGTGGGCATGCACGAGGTGGGCGGCACATGAAGATCATCGTCGGTAACACCGCAGAAGGAGATAACTTCTTTGGTCGACTCGGAGAACTGGCCCACCTCGACCGGTTGCTCGAAGGCCACCACGTCCTCCTGCTCGCGCCCCGCCGCGTGGGCAAGAGCTCGCTGTTGCGGGCGTACCGGGCGCGGCCACGCACCGATGGCGCGGTCGTCGTCTACGCCGACGTACAGGACATCCGTCCCAGCGCCGACGCTGAGGCGCAGTTCGTTCGCACGGTCCTCGACGCGATCTACACCACGCCGGCCGGCAAGGTAGCTCGCCCGGGCTGGTGGTCGCGGTGGCGCGCCGGGCGCACATCCCGCATCAAGCAGGTGCAGCTCCCGGGCGGTGCCGGCGCTGAGCTCGAGCACCTCGCCACGGCGTGGCAGCACGATGCCGACGCAGCCTTCGCGCGCGTCCTCGCGGGCGCCCCCCGTTGGGTCGTCTTGATCGATGAGCTGCCCAACGTGGTCGCGGCCCTGGCCGACCTCGACGCGAGCGGCGTGCGCGCGCGGGCGTTCCTGGCCTGGTTCCGCGCGCTGCGCAATCGCTGCGACGGCAAGCTCCACTTCGTGGTGTGCGGCTCGATCGGCCTCGACAACGTCGCCCGGCGCCTGCGCTGCACCGACACGATCAACGATCTGTGCTCGTGGACCATCGGCGCGTTCTCGGCCGAGGACGCCGATGCGTTCCTGGTCGCGCTGGGCGAGGCCTACGGCGCGGCGCTCACGCCCGAAGTGCGCGCGGCGATCGCGCACGAGCTGGAGTGGCTGATCCCGCACCACCTCCAGGCGATGGCCCAGGAGCTCATCGGCGCGGGCCGCACGACGATCGCCCCCGCCAGCGTCGCCGCGGCCACCGAGGCGCTGCTCGCCAACCGGACGTACTTCAACACCTGGGACGAGCGGCTGACGACCTCGCTCGGCGTCCCCCACGATGACCACGCGCGCGCGCTGCTGGTCGCCTGCGCGCACGATCGCGCGGGCGTGAGCCGGAGCATCCTCGCGCAGACGCTCGCGGCCGCCGGCGTCGGCGACAGCGATCGGGCCAAGACGCTCTCCTGGCTCATCGAGGTCCTGGTCCACGACGGCTACCTGGTCCTCGCTGACGACCGATATCGCTTTCGCTCGGCCCTCCTCCGCCGCTACTGGCTCCGGAACTTCGCATGACCCAACGCACCCGCCCGACCACCCTTCACAACCCGCACCTGCTCAGCAAGGACGAGCTGATCGCCGGCTTCATCGCCCGCCAGCCGCTCCTGGACGAGCTGGTCGATGATCTGCGCCGCGGCGGCGGACAGCACCACCTGCTGGTCGGCGCGCGCGGCACCGGCAAGACCACGCTGCTCCTGCGCCTAGGGCTGGCCATCGACGACGATCCGGCGCTGGCCAGGCGGGCCATCGCGCTGCGCTTCCCCGAGGAGCAGTACAACATCATCCGCGCCTCGGACCTGTGGCTCAACTGCCTCGACGCGCTGGTCGACGCGCTCGAGCGGCGCGGCGCCACCGACGAGGCCAAGCGCCTCGAGGCCGTGATCGACGAGACCGACGCGCTCGACGACGAGGCCGAGCGGGCCGAGCGCGCGCTGGGGCAGCTCAGCGCCTGGGCCCGGCGCGCCAAGCGGCTGGTCGTGCTCTTGGTCGACAACCTCGACCTGGTCTTCGACCGCCTGAGCGAGTCGCACTGGGCGCTGCGCAAGGTGCTGACCGAGGACAAGCGCCTGGTGCTGGTCGGCGCCAGCTCGAGCGCGGTGCCCGAGACGTTCGAGTACGGCCAGGCGTTCTACGACTTCTTCAACGTCCACGAGCTGGGCGGGCTCGACGACGACGAGGCGCGCCGCGTGCTGGTGCGCCTGTCGGAGGTGCTGGGCACGCCGCAGGTGACGCAGGCCATCACTGACAACCCGGGGCGCCTGAAGTCGCTGCTGTTGCTCAGCGGTGGGACCCCGCGCACCCTGCAGCTCCTGCACGGCGTCCTGGCGCTCGGCAGCACCCGCAGCGCCGAGCGCGACATCGAGCTGATGCTCGACCAGGTCACGCCGTACTACAAGGCGCGCTTCGAGGACCTGCCGGCGCAGGCGCAGCAGATCGTCGACGCGGTGGCGCTGCACTGGCACCCGATGACCGCGATCGAGTGCGCCGACAAGACCCGGCTCGACGTGACGCTGGTGTCGGCCCAGCTCACGCGCCTGGCGCGCCAGGGCGTGATCGCCAAGGTGCCGCACGTCAGCGGCAAGCTGGGGTTCCAGATCGCCGAGCGGTTCTTCGGCATCTGGTACATGATGCGCGCCAGCCGGCGCCTGCGGCGCAAGCTGTTCTGGCTGGCGGTGTGTGTGCAGCAGCTGTACGGCCACGACGAGCTCGAGCGCCAGGCCGCGGACCTGCTGACCGCGACCGAGGGCCTCGCCGACGCGGATCCGGCGAGGTTGCTGGCGTTCGCCGAGGCGTCGCAGGACCCGACGATGAAGCGGCGGCTCGAGCGGCGCGCGGTGTCGATGCTGGTGCGAGCCGGCGAATCGGCGCAGCAGTGGAACGGCCTCGACCTCGATGGCGCGGATCGCGACCTCAGAGACCACGCCGACTATGCACGCCGCCTCAAGCAGGTTCACCGGATGATCGAGAAGCACATAGTGCCGCCGGAGGGAATGACGGCGACGCAATGCGCCGACGCGATGACCGGGGCACCAATTGCCTCCCTCGCTGAAAAAGAGCAAATTGCCGCCAACATCGCATCCGGCGACAGCGGCTCGGTTCATCTCCTCAATGCGCAGTCCGATAATAATTTCTGGCCAGAGGAACTACTCCGCGCCGTTCGACATGCCGAGATTGTGTCATTTGCTGACGCCAACTCTGTCGATGACGTCGACGACATCCTCAGTCGGGCCCGCGAGGCGGATCGCTCCGAAGTGCTCGCGTACATCGCAGGCTTGGCGTCACCCGCGGCTTCCGACGACGCTTTCGCGAGGCCAGAGCGGATCGACGTTGGGCTGGCGGTGATCTGGTCGCTTTCGAACGCACAGCACTGGCCGATCGCGAAGACTCGGATTGCAGAGGCCCTTTCACGGATCGATGACGATTCCGATCCGTTGTGGCAAGACGCGACGGTCTGGGTGATGGCGGCGAGTTTCGAGCGCGCCCGCGAGGCCGCCGACCTGTTGCATGAACTCAACCTCCACGAGCGCGCCCTGCCGCTCTACGAGGCGTTGCGCGCGTTCGCCGACGGCAAGACCGGCGACCTGACCCATCTCGCGCCCGAGGTCCGCGTCCCCACCGAACAGTACCTCGCTAGGTTTCGTGCCGCGGCGAGAGCTGACGCGGCCTCGCCCGCGCCACCGTCGCGCGCCCCCCCCAAGGCCGTGAGATCAGTGACAGCGCGCGCTGGCAAGCGAGGCGGTCCACGCCAGCGGACGCGGCGGACCTGAGCCCGCCCGCCCGCACCGCCGCTCAGCACTCGATGATGTTGACGGCGAGGCCGCCGCGGGCGGTCTCCTTGTACTTGCTCGACATGTCGGCGCCGGTCTCGCGCATGGTCCGGATGACCTTGTCGAGGGAGACCTTGTGGCTGCCGTCGCCCTGCAGCGCGATCCGGGCGGCGTTGATGGCCTTGACCGCGCCCATCGCGTTGCGCTCGATGCACGGCACCTGGACCAGCCCGCCGATCGGATCGCAGGTGAGCCCGAGGTTGTGCTCCATGCCGATCTCGGCGGCGTTCT from Myxococcales bacterium encodes the following:
- the rimO gene encoding 30S ribosomal protein S12 methylthiotransferase RimO, with the translated sequence MTGPPVTEDRASGAPGPRRVDSPPDPRQTAPIVTGASQNIYFVSLGCPKNQVDTEIMLGQVTEAGHALVDAPDDADVIVINTCAFIDSAKAESVNTILEMAEWKKGRASKLVVTGCLAQRYADEIAKEIPEIDHILGSSDFPSIARTLEAPAPKARRGKKPLPMVQVTEAPAYIYDHDAPRVRIGARHTAYVKVAEGCDRPCAFCIIPKLRGAQRSRSIDDIAAEVTALAAAGTKEICLIAQDLTRYGWDLDGRPTLAQLLHRLAPIPGVHWIRLHYTFPSAFTDELVDAIATLPTVAKYVDVPLQHVDDGMLKLMRRGHTNKVTYDLLERLRARVPGIVIRSTFISGHPGETDAMHAALRDFLVEAQLDRVGVFPYSIEPGTVSAMLPNRVPAKVADARVAELLELQRGISRAKLETLVGRELEVLVEGVSEETDLLLEGRYFGQAPGIDGTVYLADGTAPTGALVRARVTQAADHDLAASLELA
- a CDS encoding ATP-binding protein gives rise to the protein MKIIVGNTAEGDNFFGRLGELAHLDRLLEGHHVLLLAPRRVGKSSLLRAYRARPRTDGAVVVYADVQDIRPSADAEAQFVRTVLDAIYTTPAGKVARPGWWSRWRAGRTSRIKQVQLPGGAGAELEHLATAWQHDADAAFARVLAGAPRWVVLIDELPNVVAALADLDASGVRARAFLAWFRALRNRCDGKLHFVVCGSIGLDNVARRLRCTDTINDLCSWTIGAFSAEDADAFLVALGEAYGAALTPEVRAAIAHELEWLIPHHLQAMAQELIGAGRTTIAPASVAAATEALLANRTYFNTWDERLTTSLGVPHDDHARALLVACAHDRAGVSRSILAQTLAAAGVGDSDRAKTLSWLIEVLVHDGYLVLADDRYRFRSALLRRYWLRNFA
- a CDS encoding ATP-binding protein is translated as MTQRTRPTTLHNPHLLSKDELIAGFIARQPLLDELVDDLRRGGGQHHLLVGARGTGKTTLLLRLGLAIDDDPALARRAIALRFPEEQYNIIRASDLWLNCLDALVDALERRGATDEAKRLEAVIDETDALDDEAERAERALGQLSAWARRAKRLVVLLVDNLDLVFDRLSESHWALRKVLTEDKRLVLVGASSSAVPETFEYGQAFYDFFNVHELGGLDDDEARRVLVRLSEVLGTPQVTQAITDNPGRLKSLLLLSGGTPRTLQLLHGVLALGSTRSAERDIELMLDQVTPYYKARFEDLPAQAQQIVDAVALHWHPMTAIECADKTRLDVTLVSAQLTRLARQGVIAKVPHVSGKLGFQIAERFFGIWYMMRASRRLRRKLFWLAVCVQQLYGHDELERQAADLLTATEGLADADPARLLAFAEASQDPTMKRRLERRAVSMLVRAGESAQQWNGLDLDGADRDLRDHADYARRLKQVHRMIEKHIVPPEGMTATQCADAMTGAPIASLAEKEQIAANIASGDSGSVHLLNAQSDNNFWPEELLRAVRHAEIVSFADANSVDDVDDILSRAREADRSEVLAYIAGLASPAASDDAFARPERIDVGLAVIWSLSNAQHWPIAKTRIAEALSRIDDDSDPLWQDATVWVMAASFERAREAADLLHELNLHERALPLYEALRAFADGKTGDLTHLAPEVRVPTEQYLARFRAAARADAASPAPPSRAPPKAVRSVTARAGKRGGPRQRTRRT